Proteins from a genomic interval of Aquabacterium olei:
- the ada gene encoding bifunctional DNA-binding transcriptional regulator/O6-methylguanine-DNA methyltransferase Ada yields the protein MLEDKPRETDHLSLVTRLCRHIETAPTPPTLSELASLAGLSPHHLHRVFKATTGLTPKAYAAAHRAQKVRAELARGHSVTDALYGAGYGANSRFYEEAPAILGMTPTAFRAGGVRTTIRFALGQCALGDILVAASDKGVCAILLGDDAETLLRQLQDLFPKAELVGGDAVFEQWMAQVVGFVEAPRIGLNLPLDVRGTSFQQRVWQALREIPVGTTVSYAELARRVGLPNAVRAVAGACAANTLAVAIPCHRVVRTDGSLSGYRWGVQRKRALLQREAESPLFTPDAG from the coding sequence ATGCTTGAAGACAAACCCCGAGAGACGGACCACCTGAGCCTGGTGACCCGTCTGTGCCGGCACATCGAGACCGCCCCCACGCCCCCCACCCTGAGCGAACTGGCCAGCCTGGCAGGCCTGAGCCCCCACCACCTGCACCGGGTGTTCAAGGCCACCACAGGCCTCACGCCGAAGGCCTATGCCGCGGCCCACAGGGCGCAGAAGGTGCGCGCCGAGCTGGCGCGCGGCCACAGCGTGACCGACGCCCTGTACGGTGCCGGCTACGGCGCCAACAGCCGCTTCTACGAGGAGGCGCCCGCCATCCTCGGCATGACGCCGACGGCCTTCCGGGCAGGAGGGGTTCGCACCACCATCCGCTTTGCGCTGGGCCAGTGCGCGCTGGGAGACATCCTTGTGGCGGCCAGCGACAAGGGGGTGTGCGCCATCCTGTTGGGCGACGATGCCGAAACCCTGCTGCGTCAGCTGCAGGACCTGTTTCCCAAGGCCGAGCTGGTGGGCGGCGATGCCGTGTTCGAGCAGTGGATGGCGCAGGTGGTGGGATTCGTCGAAGCGCCACGCATCGGGCTGAATCTGCCGCTGGACGTCCGTGGCACCTCGTTCCAGCAGCGCGTCTGGCAGGCCCTGCGCGAAATCCCCGTCGGCACCACCGTCAGCTACGCCGAACTGGCGCGTCGCGTGGGGCTGCCCAACGCGGTCCGGGCCGTGGCAGGGGCGTGTGCCGCAAACACGCTGGCGGTCGCCATCCCCTGCCATCGCGTGGTGCGCACGGACGGCAGCCTCTCGGGTTATCGCTGGGGCGTGCAACGCAAGCGCGCCCTGCTCCAGCGCGAAGCTGAATCGCCGCTGTTCACGCCGGATGCCGGCTAG
- a CDS encoding DUF411 domain-containing protein has translation MKRRAVLQYALGAVALSALPVSAAPGLPEVEVFKNPNCGCCGAWVDHMKAAGFPVKVVEVEDTGTVRRQVGMPDRFGSCHTAKVAGYALEGHVPAEQVKRLLKTRPQAVGLAVPGMPAGSPGMEMGPRLDPFKVLLVDRSGQSTVFAAYPKA, from the coding sequence ATGAAGCGACGTGCCGTTCTCCAATACGCCCTGGGTGCCGTGGCGCTGTCCGCCCTGCCCGTGAGCGCTGCCCCCGGGCTTCCCGAGGTCGAAGTGTTCAAGAACCCCAACTGCGGCTGCTGCGGCGCCTGGGTCGACCACATGAAGGCCGCCGGTTTCCCGGTCAAGGTCGTGGAAGTGGAAGACACCGGCACGGTGCGCCGCCAGGTGGGGATGCCCGATCGCTTCGGCAGCTGCCACACCGCCAAGGTGGCCGGCTATGCGCTGGAGGGCCACGTGCCTGCCGAGCAGGTCAAGCGCCTGCTGAAGACCCGTCCACAGGCCGTGGGCCTGGCTGTGCCCGGCATGCCCGCCGGCTCACCCGGTATGGAGATGGGCCCCCGGCTCGACCCGTTCAAGGTCCTGCTGGTCGACCGCTCCGGGCAGTCGACCGTGTTCGCCGCCTACCCCAAGGCCTGA
- a CDS encoding HAD family hydrolase — MAATGLALFDLDHTLIGFDSGMAWCEVHERTGRLPPGSHARYLACCQAYVHGHATLHDLHDLLVAPLSGLSPETLRTWQVDFAEAMAPRVSPWALQIVASHRQAGHLCVLVTATARRVASGFSALFGMDALLATESCNVSGDAGPSAVSILGAPCWGAHKLDRVQDWLAQRSLGQLSDHASWFYSDSHSDLPLLQAVTHPVVVAPDPRLLAHARTHGWPIVQRGAPAHERKNRSVSARRPCQHADRSAT, encoded by the coding sequence ATGGCAGCCACAGGCCTCGCACTGTTCGACCTCGATCACACCCTCATCGGGTTCGATAGCGGCATGGCGTGGTGCGAGGTGCACGAGCGTACTGGCCGACTCCCTCCGGGCAGCCACGCGCGCTACTTGGCGTGCTGCCAGGCGTATGTGCACGGTCACGCCACGCTGCACGACCTCCACGACCTGCTTGTGGCGCCCCTCAGCGGGCTCTCGCCTGAAACCCTGCGAACCTGGCAGGTGGACTTTGCAGAGGCCATGGCCCCCCGCGTGAGCCCGTGGGCCCTGCAGATCGTGGCATCACACCGGCAAGCTGGGCACCTGTGCGTCCTCGTCACGGCCACAGCTCGGCGGGTGGCGAGCGGGTTCTCGGCGCTGTTCGGCATGGACGCCCTGCTGGCGACGGAATCCTGCAACGTGTCGGGTGACGCCGGCCCGTCCGCCGTGAGCATCCTCGGCGCGCCATGCTGGGGTGCGCACAAACTGGATCGCGTGCAGGATTGGCTGGCGCAGCGCAGCCTGGGCCAACTCTCCGATCACGCATCGTGGTTCTACTCGGACAGCCACAGCGATCTGCCGCTGCTGCAGGCGGTCACGCACCCCGTCGTGGTCGCACCGGATCCGCGCCTGCTGGCCCATGCGAGAACGCACGGATGGCCCATCGTACAGCGCGGTGCGCCCGCGCACGAGCGCAAGAATCGGAGTGTCAGCGCACGCCGGCCATGTCAACATGCCGACCGGTCCGCCACGTAG
- a CDS encoding heavy-metal-associated domain-containing protein: protein MTCSHCVNAITRAVHAVQPDAVVEADLARHVVQVDLPEAQADAVRQAIVAAGYEAEPAVAAAAAPGAPACGGCGCSGASRHPA from the coding sequence ATGACCTGTTCCCATTGTGTCAACGCCATCACCCGTGCCGTCCATGCAGTGCAGCCCGACGCCGTCGTCGAGGCCGACCTGGCTCGGCACGTTGTTCAGGTCGACCTGCCTGAGGCGCAGGCCGACGCGGTGCGTCAGGCGATCGTGGCGGCCGGCTATGAGGCCGAGCCCGCTGTGGCGGCAGCCGCGGCCCCCGGCGCCCCGGCTTGCGGCGGATGTGGATGCAGCGGCGCTAGCCGGCATCCGGCGTGA
- a CDS encoding MerR family DNA-binding protein, whose amino-acid sequence MIRNYEAMGLLPAAPRTDAGYRQYGEADVQTLRFIRHARDLGFSLQAVGQLVGLWQDRRRPSRDVKALAEAHIRELDAKARELLAMKATLEHLVRGCRGDDRPECPIIESLASHAPSSGGCGHHHPVPTKEAS is encoded by the coding sequence ATGATCCGCAACTACGAAGCGATGGGCCTGCTGCCTGCCGCACCGCGCACTGATGCCGGCTACCGGCAGTACGGCGAGGCCGATGTGCAGACGCTGCGGTTCATCCGCCATGCGCGCGACCTCGGCTTCTCGCTGCAGGCGGTGGGGCAGCTCGTCGGGCTCTGGCAGGATCGACGGCGCCCGAGCCGGGACGTCAAGGCGCTGGCCGAAGCCCACATCCGTGAACTGGACGCCAAGGCGCGCGAGCTGCTGGCGATGAAGGCCACGCTTGAGCACCTCGTGCGCGGCTGCCGGGGCGACGACCGCCCCGAGTGCCCCATCATCGAATCGCTGGCCTCCCACGCACCCTCTTCGGGTGGCTGTGGTCACCATCACCCCGTTCCCACCAAGGAAGCCTCATGA
- a CDS encoding formylmethanofuran dehydrogenase subunit C, which translates to MSGHLLRLHTQPALSIDLHTLHPERLRGLSATEVGHLPLRHGRDAATVGDFCHVSTATDMPDTLTLDGDFSRFHRIGQGLTDGHIVVTGSVGDLAGAGMRGGQLVIEGHARDLTGCEMAGGRLEVHGNVRDHAAGAQVGSLDGMRGGTFIVRGHAGARLADRMRRGTLVVCGDTGDHLASRMVAGTVLVGGRTGAHPAWGMRRGSLVFAGPAPDLGPTFAPNPADVRVAWQLLARHLASLAAGLVPQAVDLPRRAPARRTGDLSVSGIGDVFVLG; encoded by the coding sequence ATGAGCGGCCACCTGCTTCGGCTGCACACGCAGCCCGCGCTCTCGATCGACCTGCACACGCTGCACCCCGAGCGGCTGCGCGGCCTGAGCGCCACCGAGGTCGGCCACCTGCCGCTGCGGCATGGGCGCGATGCGGCCACCGTCGGCGACTTCTGTCATGTGAGCACGGCGACCGACATGCCGGACACGCTCACGCTCGACGGCGACTTCAGCCGCTTCCATCGCATCGGTCAGGGGCTGACGGATGGCCACATCGTCGTCACAGGCTCAGTGGGTGATCTGGCGGGTGCCGGCATGCGAGGGGGCCAGCTTGTCATCGAAGGACATGCCCGGGACCTGACCGGCTGCGAGATGGCCGGTGGACGGCTCGAGGTCCACGGCAACGTGCGGGACCACGCAGCCGGTGCCCAGGTCGGCAGCCTGGACGGCATGCGTGGCGGCACCTTCATCGTGCGCGGCCATGCCGGCGCCCGGCTGGCCGACCGGATGCGGCGCGGCACCCTTGTGGTCTGCGGCGACACCGGCGATCACCTGGCCTCCCGCATGGTGGCCGGCACCGTGCTGGTGGGCGGCCGCACCGGCGCCCATCCTGCCTGGGGCATGCGCCGCGGCTCCCTGGTCTTCGCGGGCCCCGCCCCTGACCTGGGCCCCACGTTTGCGCCCAACCCCGCCGACGTTCGCGTGGCCTGGCAACTGCTGGCCCGTCATCTTGCCTCGTTGGCTGCCGGGCTCGTTCCCCAGGCCGTCGACCTGCCTCGGCGCGCGCCTGCACGCCGAACCGGTGACCTCTCCGTCAGTGGCATCGGCGACGTCTTCGTGCTCGGTTGA
- a CDS encoding heavy metal translocating P-type ATPase, whose amino-acid sequence MNAPHSGPAPLAPLSLPIEGMTCASCVKRVEKALARVPGVRDVAVNLATERAMVHLEGGQAVDLSALTAAVTQAGYAVPERTTELAVEGMTCASCVGRVERALRKVPGVSEASVNLATERATVRGVAPSDALIAAIARAGYEARTLAPEGDHAEASARKDAERVALQRDLLVATALALPVFLLEMGSHLIPGVHHWIAAHIGVQNSWYLQFVLTTLVMALPGRRFYVHGIPALWRLAPDMNSLVAVGTTAAYAYSLVATFAPGMLPTGTVNVYYEAAAVIVALILLGRFLEARAKGRTSQAIQRLVGLQAKVAHVVRDGREVDVPITGVKAGDTVAVRPGERVPVDGELVEGHSFVDESMVTGEPIPVEKTAGSAVVGGTVNQQGAFMLRATAVGGQTVLAQIIRLVEQAQGSKLPIQAVVDKVTLWFVPAVMAAALLTFVLWLVWGPSPSLSYALVNAVAVLIIACPCAMGLATPTSIMVGTGRGAEMGVLFRKGEALQLLKDARVVAVDKTGTLTEGRPSLTDLEVAPGFDEAHVLRLIAAVEARSEHPIARAIVQAAEARGLALPSLDAFESVTGMGVRATVAGARVEVGADRYMRSLGLPVEVFADTAERLGNEGKSPLYAAVDGQLAAIVAVADPIKPSTPAAIAALHALGLKVAMITGDNARTARAIAARLGIDEVVAEVLPEGKVATLQRLKSTHGRVAFVGDGINDAPALAEADVGLAIGTGTDVAMEAADVVLMSGHLQGVPNAIALSRATLGNIRQNLFWAFAYNTALIPVAAGLLYPAYGVLLSPVFAAGAMALSSVFVLGNALRLRRFQPPLAAA is encoded by the coding sequence ATGAACGCACCTCACTCCGGGCCTGCGCCCCTTGCCCCCCTGAGCCTGCCCATCGAAGGCATGACCTGTGCCTCCTGCGTCAAGCGGGTGGAAAAAGCGCTGGCCAGGGTGCCCGGCGTGCGCGATGTGGCCGTGAACCTCGCCACCGAGCGCGCCATGGTTCACCTCGAAGGCGGCCAGGCTGTGGACCTGAGCGCGCTGACTGCCGCCGTGACCCAGGCGGGATACGCCGTGCCCGAGCGCACCACCGAGCTGGCCGTGGAAGGCATGACGTGCGCCTCGTGTGTCGGGCGGGTGGAACGTGCGCTCAGGAAGGTGCCGGGCGTGTCCGAGGCGTCGGTCAACCTAGCGACGGAGCGCGCGACGGTGCGCGGCGTGGCGCCTTCGGACGCCCTGATCGCGGCGATTGCCAGGGCCGGGTATGAAGCCCGCACGCTGGCCCCCGAGGGCGACCATGCCGAGGCCTCGGCCAGGAAGGATGCCGAACGGGTGGCCCTGCAGCGCGACCTGCTTGTCGCCACGGCGCTGGCCCTGCCCGTGTTCCTGCTGGAGATGGGCTCGCACCTGATCCCTGGCGTCCACCATTGGATTGCAGCGCACATCGGCGTTCAGAACAGCTGGTACCTCCAGTTCGTACTGACGACCCTGGTGATGGCGCTGCCGGGCCGGCGCTTCTACGTCCACGGTATTCCCGCGCTGTGGCGTCTGGCGCCCGACATGAATTCGCTGGTGGCGGTCGGAACAACGGCGGCGTACGCCTATTCCCTGGTGGCCACTTTTGCTCCCGGGATGTTGCCAACGGGCACGGTCAACGTCTATTACGAAGCCGCCGCCGTGATCGTGGCCCTCATCCTGCTGGGGCGCTTCCTCGAGGCCCGGGCGAAGGGCCGCACCTCGCAGGCCATCCAGCGGCTGGTGGGCTTGCAGGCCAAGGTGGCACATGTGGTTCGCGACGGGCGCGAAGTCGACGTGCCGATCACGGGCGTAAAGGCAGGCGACACCGTGGCGGTGCGCCCGGGCGAACGGGTGCCGGTGGACGGCGAGCTCGTCGAAGGTCACAGCTTTGTTGACGAATCGATGGTGACCGGCGAGCCGATTCCGGTTGAAAAGACCGCGGGCAGCGCCGTGGTGGGTGGCACGGTCAACCAGCAGGGGGCGTTCATGCTGCGTGCCACCGCGGTGGGCGGGCAGACGGTGCTGGCGCAGATCATCCGGCTGGTGGAGCAGGCTCAGGGCTCCAAGTTGCCGATCCAGGCGGTTGTCGACAAGGTGACCCTGTGGTTCGTGCCCGCGGTGATGGCGGCGGCCTTGCTGACCTTCGTGCTCTGGCTGGTGTGGGGCCCGTCGCCGTCCTTGTCCTATGCGCTGGTCAACGCGGTCGCGGTGCTCATCATTGCTTGCCCCTGCGCGATGGGGCTCGCCACGCCGACGTCCATCATGGTGGGCACGGGCCGGGGCGCCGAGATGGGCGTGTTGTTCCGCAAGGGCGAGGCGCTGCAGTTGCTGAAGGACGCGCGTGTGGTGGCAGTCGACAAGACGGGCACCTTGACGGAAGGCCGTCCGTCGCTGACCGATCTGGAGGTGGCACCGGGCTTTGATGAGGCTCACGTTCTGCGCCTGATTGCCGCGGTCGAAGCCCGCTCGGAGCACCCCATTGCACGGGCCATCGTGCAGGCGGCCGAGGCGCGGGGCCTGGCGTTGCCGTCTCTGGATGCCTTCGAGTCCGTGACCGGCATGGGCGTGCGGGCCACTGTTGCGGGCGCGCGCGTGGAAGTGGGCGCCGATCGCTACATGCGGTCGCTTGGCCTGCCTGTGGAGGTCTTCGCCGACACCGCCGAGCGGCTGGGCAACGAGGGGAAGTCGCCGCTGTACGCCGCGGTGGATGGCCAGCTGGCGGCGATCGTCGCCGTGGCGGACCCGATCAAGCCCAGCACACCGGCCGCAATCGCCGCCCTGCACGCTCTGGGGCTGAAGGTGGCGATGATCACCGGAGACAACGCCCGGACCGCCCGCGCGATCGCTGCGCGGCTGGGCATCGACGAGGTGGTGGCAGAGGTCCTGCCGGAGGGCAAGGTCGCCACGTTGCAGCGACTGAAGTCGACCCATGGCCGTGTGGCCTTCGTGGGCGACGGCATCAACGACGCGCCGGCGCTGGCCGAGGCCGATGTGGGCCTGGCCATCGGGACCGGAACCGACGTGGCCATGGAGGCCGCAGACGTGGTGCTCATGTCGGGTCACCTGCAGGGGGTGCCCAACGCCATCGCGCTGTCGCGCGCCACTTTGGGCAACATCCGCCAGAACCTGTTCTGGGCGTTTGCCTACAACACTGCGCTCATCCCGGTGGCTGCGGGGCTGCTGTATCCGGCCTATGGCGTGTTGCTGTCACCCGTGTTTGCGGCCGGGGCCATGGCCTTGTCGAGCGTGTTCGTGCTGGGCAATGCGCTTCGGCTGCGGCGGTTCCAGCCGCCGCTGGCCGCGGCCTGA
- a CDS encoding methyl-accepting chemotaxis protein, whose translation MFKTLRGRLIAVCVTITAVSLSAVCVGMFAVQRANTLAELDDRVGQLTGLYAADLTSWVNEKHRITGALALAVNEPDPLPAIRAAKQAGGFDDAYIVYATKRVVFDHPMPDTYDGTARPWYKQGIETGGAALTPAYVDASTGKLTISFVLPFGPKGAYEGVLGTDMHLDTVTRTVDAIRPMEKSYAFLVDGAGKLLAHPDNAFTLKPVSDLTAELTPERVRQMASEGRRLDTSLGGADMMLYGAEVKGTPWTLVVAVDRAQAMQPVHDLLKTAVTITVLCVVIAVALVAVVIRRQLARLGTVRDALEEIASGHGDLTRRLAAEGHDELAQIAMSFNHFTDKIAQMILRVRESAESVRLASGEIASGNMDLSNRTEEQASALTETASAMDELTSTVRQNADNAHLANELTNQASAVATRGGEVVGQVVQTMGGIETSARKIVDIIGVIDGIAFQTNILALNAAVEAARAGEQGRGFAVVASEVRSLAQRSATAAREIKALIDNSVSHVEAGSRQVVTAGETMQQVVDSVHRVTQIVAEISHASGEQSRGIAAIGSKVGHMEQSTQQNAALVEQAAAATRALQDQSAQLADIVGGFRL comes from the coding sequence ATGTTCAAGACACTCCGTGGCCGGCTCATCGCGGTGTGCGTCACCATCACCGCGGTCTCGCTTTCTGCGGTCTGTGTGGGGATGTTCGCGGTGCAACGTGCGAACACCCTGGCGGAACTGGACGATCGGGTCGGCCAGCTGACCGGGCTGTACGCGGCCGACCTCACCAGCTGGGTGAACGAGAAGCACCGGATCACCGGAGCGCTGGCGTTGGCCGTGAACGAGCCGGATCCCCTGCCGGCCATCCGCGCGGCCAAGCAGGCTGGTGGCTTCGACGATGCCTACATCGTGTATGCGACCAAACGGGTGGTGTTCGATCACCCCATGCCCGACACCTACGATGGCACCGCTCGACCCTGGTACAAGCAAGGCATCGAGACGGGCGGCGCCGCGCTCACGCCCGCCTATGTCGACGCGAGCACCGGCAAGCTGACGATCAGCTTTGTGCTGCCGTTCGGGCCCAAGGGGGCTTACGAGGGCGTGCTGGGCACCGATATGCACCTGGACACCGTGACCAGGACGGTCGACGCGATCCGCCCGATGGAGAAGAGCTACGCCTTCCTCGTCGACGGGGCCGGCAAGCTGCTGGCTCACCCCGATAACGCGTTCACACTCAAGCCGGTGTCCGATCTGACCGCCGAGTTGACGCCGGAACGCGTGAGGCAGATGGCATCGGAAGGGCGCCGGCTCGACACGTCGCTGGGTGGGGCCGACATGATGCTGTACGGCGCCGAGGTGAAGGGCACGCCCTGGACGCTGGTGGTGGCCGTGGACCGGGCGCAGGCGATGCAGCCCGTGCATGACCTGCTGAAGACCGCCGTGACCATCACCGTGCTGTGCGTGGTGATCGCGGTGGCACTGGTGGCCGTGGTGATCCGGCGGCAGCTGGCCCGGCTGGGCACGGTGCGGGATGCGCTTGAAGAGATCGCCTCCGGTCATGGTGACCTGACCCGCCGGCTGGCCGCGGAAGGGCATGACGAGCTGGCTCAGATCGCCATGTCGTTCAACCACTTCACCGACAAGATCGCTCAGATGATCCTGCGCGTGCGCGAGTCGGCCGAGTCGGTGCGCCTGGCCTCTGGCGAAATTGCCAGCGGCAACATGGATCTGTCGAACCGGACCGAGGAGCAGGCCAGCGCGCTGACCGAGACGGCGTCGGCCATGGACGAATTGACCTCGACGGTGCGCCAGAACGCCGACAACGCGCACCTGGCCAACGAGCTGACCAATCAGGCTTCCGCGGTGGCGACCCGTGGCGGTGAGGTGGTGGGCCAGGTGGTGCAGACCATGGGCGGCATCGAGACGTCGGCGCGCAAGATCGTGGACATCATCGGTGTGATCGATGGCATCGCCTTTCAGACCAACATCCTGGCGTTGAACGCTGCGGTGGAGGCGGCACGGGCCGGCGAGCAGGGCCGCGGCTTTGCGGTGGTGGCCAGTGAAGTGCGTTCGCTGGCACAGCGCAGTGCCACAGCCGCGCGCGAGATCAAGGCCCTGATCGACAACTCCGTGTCGCATGTGGAGGCCGGCAGTCGCCAGGTGGTGACGGCGGGCGAAACCATGCAGCAGGTGGTGGACAGCGTGCACCGCGTGACGCAGATTGTTGCCGAGATCAGCCACGCCAGCGGCGAACAGAGCCGGGGCATTGCCGCCATTGGCAGCAAGGTGGGCCACATGGAGCAGAGTACGCAGCAGAACGCGGCCCTGGTGGAGCAGGCGGCCGCTGCGACCCGCGCGCTACAGGACCAGTCGGCGCAACTGGCCGACATCGTGGGCGGCTTCCGGCTCTGA
- the pabB gene encoding aminodeoxychorismate synthase component I: MHGPAEPFALLDDCTATPGQPCSRLYTGFVREHRCESAATLDALWQDVQRDQQAGLHAVVLADYEWGLALVGLPPRPPASAEQHAASPALRVLMFARLHRLSRDEVDAWLASPPGFTAAHGGAPRLSPLTPTLGPQAYARAIARIHDAIRAGETYQVNHTHRLRGELTGSPVALYRLLRARQPVPYGALIALPPAPGRPAWVLSCSPELFIEQNQGTLTARPMKGTAPRSADPSVDQAQAHWLRHDAKNRAENLMIVDLLRNDLGRVAQTGTVKVPELFAVAPHGAVWQMTSTITARLREHLSFPDLLRASFPCGSITGAPKRHTMQLIQQLEDTPRGLYTGSIGWVDATGPDADSWACCLSVAIRTVCVSAPDAEGRHAIEMGVGSGIVLDSEAESEYAECQLKARFLTGVVQHTPHDTSQPTPATAAAYPL; the protein is encoded by the coding sequence ATGCACGGCCCCGCCGAGCCCTTCGCGCTGCTGGACGATTGCACGGCGACCCCGGGTCAGCCCTGCAGCCGCCTGTACACCGGCTTCGTGCGGGAGCACCGCTGCGAGAGCGCAGCCACGCTGGACGCCCTCTGGCAGGACGTGCAGCGGGATCAGCAGGCTGGCCTGCATGCCGTCGTGCTGGCCGACTACGAATGGGGGCTGGCCCTGGTCGGCCTGCCGCCCCGCCCCCCAGCCTCCGCCGAACAGCATGCCGCATCGCCCGCCTTGCGCGTGCTGATGTTTGCGCGGCTGCACCGTCTGAGCCGCGACGAGGTCGATGCCTGGCTCGCTTCTCCGCCCGGGTTCACCGCGGCACACGGCGGGGCGCCCCGGCTGAGCCCCTTGACGCCCACGCTCGGCCCTCAGGCCTACGCCCGGGCCATCGCGCGCATCCACGATGCGATCCGTGCCGGTGAGACCTATCAGGTCAACCACACACACCGCCTGCGGGGCGAGCTGACCGGCTCGCCAGTGGCCCTGTATCGCCTGCTGCGCGCCCGCCAGCCCGTGCCCTACGGCGCGCTCATCGCCCTGCCGCCTGCGCCAGGTCGTCCGGCATGGGTGCTGTCGTGCTCGCCAGAGCTGTTCATCGAACAAAACCAGGGCACCCTCACGGCCCGGCCGATGAAGGGCACGGCCCCGCGCTCGGCCGACCCATCCGTCGACCAGGCCCAGGCCCACTGGCTCCGGCACGACGCAAAGAACCGGGCCGAGAACCTGATGATCGTCGACCTGCTGCGCAACGACCTGGGCCGCGTGGCGCAGACCGGGACCGTGAAGGTGCCCGAGCTGTTTGCCGTGGCGCCACACGGGGCGGTCTGGCAGATGACGTCGACGATCACGGCCCGCCTGCGCGAGCACCTCAGCTTCCCGGACCTCCTGCGCGCCAGCTTTCCGTGTGGCTCCATCACGGGCGCGCCCAAGCGCCACACCATGCAACTGATCCAGCAGCTGGAAGACACGCCACGCGGCCTGTACACCGGCAGCATCGGCTGGGTCGATGCCACCGGCCCCGATGCGGACAGCTGGGCCTGCTGCCTGTCGGTCGCCATCCGGACTGTCTGCGTGTCGGCCCCCGATGCCGAAGGCCGGCATGCCATCGAGATGGGCGTGGGCAGCGGCATCGTGCTCGACAGCGAGGCCGAGTCCGAGTACGCGGAATGCCAGCTGAAGGCCCGCTTCCTGACGGGCGTGGTCCAGCACACACCGCATGACACGTCGCAGCCCACGCCGGCAACTGCGGCAGCGTACCCGCTCTGA
- the fae gene encoding formaldehyde-activating enzyme, whose translation MTQPDYLFHAGEATVFAAEGQFTDAMPEVLIGRTSGPVGQAFANMMAQTKGHTAMFAIRACNQLVRPATIMVPKVTLKDSANIELFGGVVQSATADAVVDLVSEGVIPRDLVNELCIISLVWIDPRCAQVPQLSKRDMYRTNYEATKLAIRRALANEPSVDELIAKRHTVRHDMDDWS comes from the coding sequence ATGACCCAGCCTGACTACCTCTTCCACGCCGGCGAAGCCACCGTGTTCGCAGCCGAAGGCCAGTTCACCGACGCCATGCCCGAAGTCCTGATCGGCCGCACCAGTGGCCCCGTCGGCCAGGCCTTTGCCAACATGATGGCGCAGACCAAGGGGCACACCGCGATGTTCGCCATCCGGGCCTGCAACCAGCTGGTCCGCCCGGCCACCATCATGGTGCCCAAGGTCACCCTCAAGGACAGCGCCAACATCGAACTGTTCGGGGGCGTGGTGCAGTCCGCCACGGCCGATGCCGTGGTCGACCTGGTGAGCGAGGGCGTCATCCCGCGTGACCTGGTCAACGAGCTGTGCATCATCAGCCTGGTGTGGATCGACCCGCGGTGCGCGCAGGTCCCGCAACTCAGCAAGCGCGACATGTACCGCACCAACTACGAGGCCACCAAGCTGGCGATCCGCCGGGCCCTGGCCAACGAGCCCTCCGTGGACGAGCTGATCGCGAAGCGCCACACCGTCCGTCACGACATGGACGACTGGAGCTGA